The DNA region GTACTCAGGTCCCTGACAGACTGCACCCACTATGACATCACccaccctgtgtctgtgtgtcctccaGTACTCAGGTCCCTGACAGACTGCCTccactctgtgtctgtgtgtcctccaGTACTCAGGTCCCTGTCAGAATGCCTccactctgtgtctgtgtgtcctccaGTACTCAGGTCCCTGACAGACTGCCTCCACTCTGACATCACCcaacctgtgtctgtgtgtcctccaGTACTCAGGTCCCTGACAGACTGCCTCCACTCTGACATCACccaccctgtgtctgtgtgtcctccaGTACTCAGGTCCCTGACAGACTGCCTCCACTCTGACATCACccaccctgtgtctgtgtgtcctccaGTACTCAGGTCCCTGACAGACTGCCTCCACTCTGACATCACCCACCCTGTGTCGGTGTGTCCTCCAGTACTCAGGTCCCTGACAGACTGCCTCCACTCTGACATCACccaccctgtgtctgtgtgtcctccaGTACTCAGGTCCCTGACAGACTGCAACCACTATGACATCACccaccctgtgtctgtgtgtcctccaGTACTCAGGTCCCTGACAGACTGCCTccactctgtgtctgtgtgtcctccaGTACTCAGGTCCCTGTCAGAATGCCTccactctgtgtctgtgtgtcctccaGTACTCAGGTCCCTGACAGACTGCCTCCACTCTGACATCACCCAACCTGTGTCTGTGTCCTCCAGTACTCAGGTCCCTGACAGACTGCCTCCACTCTGACATCACccaccctgtgtctgtgtgtcctccaGTACTCAGGTCCCTGACAGACTGCCTCCACTCTGACATCACccaccctgtgtctgtgtgtcctccaGTACTCAGGTCCCTGACAGACTGCCTCCACTCTGACATCACccaccctgtgtctgtgtgtcctccaGTACTCAGGTCCCTGACAGACTGCCTCCACTCTGACATCACccaccctgtgtctgtgtgtcctccaGTACTCAGGTCCCTGACAGACTGCCTCCACTCTGACATCACccactctgtgtctgtgtgtcctccaGTACTCAGGTCCCTGGCAGAATGCCTccactctgtgtctgtgtgtcctccaGTACTCAGGTCCCTGGCAGACTGCCTACACTCTGACATCACccaccctgtgtctgtgtgtcctccaGTACTCAGGTCCCTGACAGACTGCCTCCACTCTGACATCACccaccctgtgtctgtgtgtcctccaGTACTCAGGTCCCTGACAGACTGCCTCCACTCTGACATCACCCACATCAGCCATGTccaggagctgtgtgtgtgtgtgtgtgtgtgtgtgtgtgtgtgtgtgtgtgcgcgtgcgtgcgtgcgtgcgtgtgttttatTTAGAGAGTAAACAGATTTTAACACAGCACTCATCTTGATGGTCACCAACAACACAAAATGGCTCCAGAACCCCTGAGTCTCCTCTCAGAAATCATTGTCTTGTGATGACTGCTCACTGAGGAGTAAGGAATGAGTTATAACATAGTATAACACAGGGTTTAGGTTGAGAATTTTACACCCAAAAAGAGGAGATAATTAGTAAAAGGAAAGGATGGATTGCTACTGAGAGTgaggaagagtggagaggaggagaggtgagaagaaaggacagagggaacagagagctGAAAAGTGGAGAGAGGTTCTCCTCTTGAAAGCTCCATTCCCCCTGTCGGTCTGTCCGTTGCTCCAGGCTTGTCAGGCCTGCGTGCTGCGCTGCCATGTCAGAGACCTGGGTGGAAGTTGTTTTTCTGCCCCCTACGGTGCGTCTCTGCTGCCTGGGGCCATGGGAAGGGGGCCAAGGGGATGGGGTTGGAAGCCAGGCAGGGGGCTTGGTGGGAAAGGTGGAAGTTTGGGCAGGGAGCCAGACTGAAAGGTGGAAATGTTAgttagagagaaggaggggtgtgAGTGGAGGGCAGGGGAATGTGACGAGGTGAACATGTATaatgaacacacacatatactgtcaACCAGGGTGGCCtgcgtttgtttttgttttttgtttttttgacatGAAAcaaccagcaaatcagctccaagtgatttggATTTGGAAATCTGTTACAATGTATTGCCATGTATAATAGGGAGATATACACTGGGTGTAGAAAAcaaatgacatagactgaccaggtgaatccaggtgaaagctatgatccttgaTTGATGTCACTCGTTTAATCCACATTTCATCAGTGTTGATGAAGGGGCCGTGACAGGTTAAGGAAGGATGTTTCAtctttgagacatggattgtgtatgtgtgccattcagagggcgaatgggcaagacaaaagattcaagtgcctttgaacgaggtatggtagtagttgAGAGGCGCACCagttttgtgtcaagaactgcaacgctgctgggattttgatgctcaacagtttcccgtgtgtatcaagaatggtccaccacccaaagcacatccagccaacttgacacaactgtgggaagcattggggtcaacatgggccagcaaccctgtggaatgctttcgacaccttgtagagtctatgccccaacaaagaattcaggctgttctaaTCAATCGCTACGATTGATTAGCCATAGATAATGGTTACCCCCTTTTGTTTTTGTCCTGCTCCAAACCATATTGTGTGTTGTTGACTAGATGTAAAGTGCATATAATAGAGACACCACAGTTCTCCAAGGCATGGGTTCCAGACTGCTGTTTTCTCTAAACACCTAGAAACAGACCCCTGCTTCTAATCAAGTCTTAACAGAGAGATGATGTCAGCCCAGTCAAGCTGGCTGTTTGCTCTTGTTTTCCACCCGAGGGAGCACGTTGACACTGCAGATTATCTCCATATGCATATGGAACAGGTTTAGTGGCATTACAGTTGATATAACATATTATTAATGATCACATTGTTTTGGTGTCTTGAAAGCTAGTTGTAACCATTGATGGACATGAAGGAAGgaattagtcagtcagtctgccagTGTTGTAGACATCATGTGGAAGCAGAGGGAGCTTATGTCATCATCAGTACTTGCCTCCTGGAGGTGTCCTGCTCTAATGAACAGCCTGGCTACTATCTGAGGCTGTTTCTACTCtacttcagaggagaaaccacaAAAGCAGGCGCTCTGGGTTGGCATGGGGAGACCGACCTCTGTCCTCGTGTCTGATGAGGGGAAGAGCGGGCGAGAGACTGGGGACGCCAGGCTGGGCGCGTCTTCATTACCACGTTTCCCCCACGCTCTGGCCTCTGCATGCCGGCTGGCTGGCCAGCCTATTAGACGGGGACAGGCGTCATCGGGCCGGCCCAGCCTGGATGGAGCATGGTGGTGGGGGGTGGTGCGGCATGGGGCCTCCTCTTGAACCTTACACCAAAGTGGTCATCCATGTTCCATCCACCATCACTCTGCTCAGGCTCGGGTAGAGCTGAGTTTGGGCCTTCTTCTTTGGCCATGTGTTTTCTTCGGCCGGTTCCAATTACTGGGCCCTAGTTGGAGGTGGGATGGCCGCTCTTCCTCTAAGAGTGTCTCCATCTGCCAggcccttccctcctccctgccAGGCCCTTCCCTCCTGCCTGCCAGGCCCCACCCTTCCACATGGGCCAGGGCAGCAGAGGTGAAGGCCAGCGCCAAGGGCAGCCATGAATGCAGCCTGTTAATTCAGTAATGAGTCACAACATGAAAGACGTGGTGGACGGAGTGGGGAACGGACATGGAGAGTGAGATAAAGATGGAGAAACTGTCAGGGCTGCCTCGGGAATGCTGGAGCGAGGAGACATGGCAgcagcgtgtgtttgtgtgcccaTTCCAGTCTTTTCTCGCTTTTCTCTTGGCTTCCCCCtcgcctctccccctctttcttttcgCTTTCTTTTCTAATTTAACTTTTCGTAGACGTTTCTTACCCTGTTTAGTGCTCTTGCCAAGTCCCCCGGCGGACGGATGACAAAAGCCCTCTAAAAGCCATGTGATCTTCCATTTTCCGACAGCCACACTTCTGAGGATTAAGGCTATTTAATGACTATAATCTCCTTCTTTCTCAAAAGTGATTTCTCACATTCTGTCTCAGTCAGAGGGATTGCATTAGCATTAATAGATTTATAATTTGCCTGAATGACCAAATGTgccaggatttttttttctcattcccTCACcgttctttctccctcctcctcccctacttCTTAGTTatctttttttccccttctacttcttcttcatgCTCAAGCAAGTGTTCCTTTGTATGTGGTGTGCTGTGGGGCAGTACATGGCTGGGGCTCAGCAGGACGGCGTACCTGTCAGTCGTGAGCagctctcccctctgctctctcacCTCCGCTCGGCTCACATCAGAGACCAACCTGTCAGGGGCCACACTTTCATTGTGTAGCCAAAGAATTCACCTCAGTTAAGGCCCTTTGGGCTTTTCTTCCCCTCACTTTCTTGGGGCTGCCGagggcttctctctctcctgtgttgcCAGGGTTTAACTTGTGACAGGATGACTCTTATTCTGACATGGACACAAAGACATTAGAGAAGGACTGGGGGGAATGGCTACAGTAGGGAGGGGCTTGTCCAGACACACCAGCTGTGGAGACAGCGGTGTACAGGCCTTAACTGTAATCTGAGAAAAATAGTTGTTCCCCCTTCCATCACTCCGacacacacatataaatacatcacacacacaatacaggcGGCGGTACTTGGATCTCTATTCAAGCAATTCCAGTTACTACACGTCTGGGCTCAAAAATAACATTTATGTTTAGATGTAGGTTCTCAACAAAGCAGTGTGCTCCTGGTATGCGGTGTAGGAAAGAAATAAAACCATTTCAGTCATTGTTAGTGTCTCCTGAACAAATCCTCTTAAAATAGTTTTATTCACTATCTCTGTCCGTTCTCTTTCTTCTTGTTCATGCTCATTTCTTAATTTATCATTTTCTAATCCTGTAATATTCCTCTCTCCTGATATTGGCTGCTGGATGGCATCTCTCCTGTTGCCTTGATGGTCTATGTGATATCTCTATTTTATAGTCTTTTACAGCGGAGGATTCTTTCCTTGCTCCAAGCTAAATTCATAATTCATGTTTTTATAAAAATCTTACCCACAAACCCCCGTGGAGTTTTATTTGCTCCGCACACCACCTACATTTTCAAGTGTATCGATTCATCACATGAATTTATTTTCCACCAAATATGCTGTGCACACCTTTGTATAACACATACTGTAGgaggggtggtgggagggggACATACTCACAGTTGCTTACAGGGAGAAGTCTGTACCAAGTGCTTTCAAGGTTAGGCTATTCTCTCTCAGAATTGGTTTTTGTTGTCAATATTTAAATATTCCTTGCCCCAATATGGGGCTCAGCAGGACGCCTTTTGTTTTGTTACATAATAACATTGAGAAGACAGTCATTTATTTGAGAGTGGTCATGCCAAAATACAAATTAGATTGAGTCACCTGCCATCCAGCTATATAGTCGTTTACAAAGGAGGGTTTTATAAGatgtagtatgtgtggataggggaaagggggaggctgTGTACTTATTGTAAACATTTGGTTATGTGTGATGAGGAATACCAGAGGCTTCTCTATTCATCCATTTAGAGCAAAGTGTAAAACGCAGTCAAATAAAGCAAACAAACAGGCTGAGCTGGAGAATTCTGGGTTTGTCTGAGCCACCGTGGGATCCAGGCTCGCAGCATTCCTGCTCAATAAATCATGAGGatttctcctctcccatcccctcctctcctctcctctcttcttctctactcTAGTTTAGATGCTAAATAGATGACGTGTGGGCTGTCAGGCCCCCTCAGAATGCACAAAGCAGGGCAGAATGAATATATGATCTGCTTTGTGTGTATTTATATCATGTATGCATTAATATACTTTTGTCTGAACTAAACTGGAGAAAAGCATGCATAATCCCATGTTTTATTTCATTCACTTTGTCATATAAGAATATCCTCATTATTTGAGTGTCTTCTAATAGGTTTTTGGAATTTCAATCTGGTCCCTATAATGAAAATATGATGAGGCAGATGTAATTCTAGAGGGGAGTGAGGGATGTTTTCTAAGGGAttataaagagagagaaaatacactTTGTCCTTATTTATTCAATCCTGTGGGAATACGTGTCTTTAATTCTTAGCttctatttagattttttttcttgtCCTCTCTAACATTTGAATTCTGTCTGTGTTTTGCATTGCAGATGGTGATGATGACCCTGGGCTCTCCTGGGTAGCGTCCTCTCCCTCCAGCAAAGACGTGGCATCGCCGTCACAGATGCTGGGGGATGGCTGCTGTGATCTGGGCATGGGCACAGGGGAGGAAGAAGGGGGCGCGGGGCTGCCCTACCCCTGCCAGTTCTGCGACAAGTCCTTCAGCCGCCTCAGCTACCTGAAGCGCCACGAGCAGATCCACAGCGACAAGCTGCCCTTCAAGTGCACCTTCTGCAGCCGCCTGTTCAAGCACAAGCGCAGCCGCGACCGCCACGTCAAGCTCCACACCGGAGACAAGAAGTACAGCTGCCAGGAATGTGAGGCGGCTTTCTCCCGCAGCGACCATCTCAAGATCCACCTGAAGACCCACAGCTCCAGCAAGCCCTTTAAGTGCAGCGTGTGCAAGAGAGGCTTCTCCTCCACATCCTCTCTACAGAGTCACATGCAAGCTCACAGGAAGAACAAGGAGCACCTTGCCCTGCGTGCTGAAAAGGAAGGGGGGAAGCGTGGCAGCAATGCAGGCAGTGGAGGGGAGATGGACCAGGACCCATACATGTGTGACTACTGTGAGGAGACCTTCAGCCAGACAGACGAGCTGGAGAAGCACGTAGTGACCCGCCACCCCCAGCTGTCTGACCGCGTTGACTTACAGTGCATCCACTGCCCTGAGATCTTCAGCGACGAGGGCCCGCTGCTCTCCCACATCGAAAGGTCCCACGCCAACCGTAAACACAAGTGCCCTGTGTGCTTGGAGCAGTTCCCCTCTGTGGAGGACGTCTATTGCCACCTGGACAGCCACCGGCAGCCCGACTCCAGTAACCACAGTGCCAGCCCTGACCCAGTGCTGGGCAGCGTGGCATCCATGAGCAGCGCCACCCCAGACTCCAGTGCCTCTCTGGAGAGGGGTTCCACCCCTGACTCCACCCTGAAGCCCACCCAGAGCCGCCGCAAGCTGGCCCCCAACTCTGACCACGACGATGGGGGTCACTGGATGGCCAAGGTGACCTACAGCTGCCCCTACTGCTCCAAGAGAGACTTCAACAGCCTGGCCGTGCTGGAGATCCATCTGAAGACCATCCATGCAGACAAGCCCCAGCAGAACCACACCTGCCAGCTGTGTCTGGACACCCTGCCCACGCTCTACAACCTCAACGAGCACGTCCGCAAAGCCCACCGAAGCAGCGGGGGCGCCTCAGCGGCCTTCCCCCTGCTCCAGTTCACCAACGTCTCGGCCTTCCACTGCAACTACTGCCCAGACATGTTTGCAGACATCAACACCCTGCAAGAGCACATCCGCATGTCCCACTGCCTGCCTGGAGGAATGGTTGCAGGCTCCACCACCCTGGAGGGCAACCACGCCTTCTTCTGCAACCAGTGCTCCATGGGTTTCCTCACAGAGTCCTCTCTCACAGAGCACATCCAGCAGACCCACTGCAGCGGAGGAGGGGTTCCCAAGATGGAGTCCCCCGTTCTGCAGCCCTCCCAGTCCTTCATGGAGGTCTACTCCTGTCCCTACTGCACCAACTCACCCATCTTTGGCTCCCTGCTCAAGCTCACCAAGCACATCAAGGAGAACCACAAGAACATCCCACTGGCCAATAACAAGCGGCAAGCCAAGGTGGCTGACCTTAGCCCAGCTTCATCTGATGTTGAAATCTCCTCCCCCAAACGCCATAGGCTGGCTGGGGACTCTACCCTGGCAGGGTCCAATGGAGACTACCCCTGCAACCAGTGTGACCTACACTTCAGCAGCTTCGAGAGCTTCCAGGCCCATCTCAAGTCCCACCTGGAGATGCTGCTGAGGAGGCAGTCCTGCCCGCAGTGCAACAAAGAGGACTTTGACTCCCAGGAGTCTCTGCTGCAGCACCTGACAGTCCACTACACCACCACGTCCACACAGTACGTGTGTGAGAGTTGTGATAAGCAGTTCTCTTCTGTAGACGACCTGCAGAAGCACCTGCTGGACATGCACACCTTTGTGCTGTACCACTGCACGCTGTGCCAGGAGGTGTTTGACTCCAAGGTGTCCATCCAGGTCCACCTGGCTGTCAAGCACAGCAATGAGAAGAAGATGTTCCGCTGCACGGCCTGTGCCTGGGACTTCCGGAAGGAGAGTGACCTCCAGCTGCATGTCAAGCACAGCCACCTGGGACACCCCACTGGCCCTGCGGTCGCCGGCAAGGCCCGCAAGTGCATATTCTGTGGGGAGACGTTTGGCACCGAGGTGGAACTGCAGTGCCACATCACCACCCACAGTAAGAAGTTCAACTGCCGCTTTTGTGGTAAGGCCTTTCACGCTATTGTGCTGCTGGAGAGGCATCTGAGGGAGAAGCACTGTGTCTTCGACGGTGGCAATGGCACTGGGAATGGGGGCAGCCAGAATGGTACACCCAACGGGGTGACCCAGAGCTCCAAGCGTGGGGGAGGAGGCGAAAGATCGACAGTGACCACGGAGCAGGCAGACCTGCAGAGCATGCTGCTGAAGAATGCCAGCCAGGACGTAGCCAACAGCCATGAGGccagcggaggagaggaggagctggacAACTCAGAGCCCATGTACGCCTGTGACATCTGTGGAGCAGCCTACACCATGGAGAGTCTTCTGCAGAACCACCGGCTGAGGGACCACAACATCCAGCCCGGGGATGACGACGCCGGCACCCGCAAGAAGAAGGCCGACTTCATCAAGGGCAATCACAAGTGCAACGTGTGCTCACGGACCTTTTTTTCAGAGAATGGCCTGAGGGAGCACGCCCAGACCCATCGTGGCCCAGCCAAGCACTACATGTGCCCCATCTGTGGAGAGCgcttcccctccctgctcacgcTCACCGAACACAAGGTCACCCACAGCAAAAGCCTGGACACGGGCACCTGCCGCATCTGTAAGATGCCCCTGCAGAGCGAGGAGGACTTCATAGAGCACTGCCAGATGCACCCAGACTTGAGGAACTCTCTGACGGGCTTCCGCTGTGTGGTATGCATGCAGACCGTCACCTCCACCCTGGAGCTCAAGATCCACGGCACCTTCCACATGCAGAAGCTCTCGTCCGGTGGGGGCAGTGGGGGCGGGGGTGGATCGGCCTCCTCCTCCCCCAACGGCCAGCTGCAGCAACACAAGCACTACAAGTGTGCCCTGTGCCTCAAGGAGTTCAAGAACAAGCAGGAGCTGGTGAAGCTGGATGTGAACGGGCTGCCCTATGGGCTGTGTGCTGGCTGTATGAGCCGGGCTACCAACGGCCAGTCTCCCAGCGGGGGCACCACGCCCCAGGAGGCCGGGGGAGAGAAGGTTGCACCGGTGCTGCGATGCCCCGAGTGTGCTGTGAAGTTTGAGACCCTGGAGGACCTGGAGAGCCACGTTCAGGTGGACCACCCCGAGATGAGCCCGGAGACCAGTGGGGCCAAGAAGGTGACGGATGCCTCGCCTGTCCCTAAAGTAAGAACACTCTCACCATATTCTCCACTATGGCTCAGCATACAGATTTATATTAAGATCTACATACAATATGTGAAAATTCTAAGGTTAAGGTAACTGAGGTTTAATTTAGTAATTGATAAATCAATCACATAGTGAATACCCAACATTGTCCTCTGTGGTATAAAAGAAATAGAACACATTACCAATTCAACAAAAAGTTAAATGGCCCTGCATTTAGAAACATCTAGTGAATTGATTAAAACTTCAAAGCGAATTCATATTATTCAGTCATTCCTAATGCTTCAAGAGTGATCTGAAATGTTGTTCCCACTTTTTAAAATCCCTAATATTTTAGCAGTATTTTCTAGCAGTGTGTCTGTTCCCAGTGTGTAGTGTGTCAGTAGAAAGTCGTGCTCAGTTAGATGTGTGAATTCATGGCTGCGTTTCAGTGGGCCCTAGTGGTTCCTGCAGCTCAGCCCAGCTGAGGCATTGTACGGCCTGTTCGCTCTACTAGATATTGACAGTGAGGTCCCAGGGATGCTCAATCTTTACCTGTGCCTTTGTTTCAGTTCAATGCAACAGCAAGGAGAAACCTCAtaaccctcctctccccaccagCACATTATTTTTGTGTCAGGAGAGCGCGTGTGTGGGTGCACGCTCTGGCTGTGAATGAAAAAGTAATTTGATAACCTCTCTAAAATTCTTGTCTACCTGTATGTTGCATTGCAGAAGAAGACGTACCAGTGCATCAAATGCCAAATGACCttcgagacagagcgagagatcCAGATCCACGTCGCCAATCACATGATCGGTGAGTCAGCCTCAccatttcctgtgtgtgtgtttatctttgTGTCCGTCTCTTCTTTGGGTTTCCTCTCTGCACAGCCTTCTCTTTGGCCTagccctcgccctctctctccccgttctGCACAGCACACAGGTGTGAGACAGACCGGTGAAATGAACAGCTCTATTTCTGAAGCTG from Oncorhynchus mykiss isolate Arlee chromosome 1, USDA_OmykA_1.1, whole genome shotgun sequence includes:
- the LOC110520060 gene encoding zinc finger protein 423 isoform X2 codes for the protein MSRRKQAKPRSVKAVEEGESSEFAGNWDSSSAQTDVPAVADREAERKERRAALEDGDHSVTSHDDRIGDDDLDDESIFTCDNCQQDFECLAELTDHRTNHCPADGDDDPGLSWVASSPSSKDVASPSQMLGDGCCDLGMGTGEEEGGAGLPYPCQFCDKSFSRLSYLKRHEQIHSDKLPFKCTFCSRLFKHKRSRDRHVKLHTGDKKYSCQECEAAFSRSDHLKIHLKTHSSSKPFKCSVCKRGFSSTSSLQSHMQAHRKNKEHLALRAEKEGGKRGSNAGSGGEMDQDPYMCDYCEETFSQTDELEKHVVTRHPQLSDRVDLQCIHCPEIFSDEGPLLSHIERSHANRKHKCPVCLEQFPSVEDVYCHLDSHRQPDSSNHSASPDPVLGSVASMSSATPDSSASLERGSTPDSTLKPTQSRRKLAPNSDHDDGGHWMAKVTYSCPYCSKRDFNSLAVLEIHLKTIHADKPQQNHTCQLCLDTLPTLYNLNEHVRKAHRSSGGASAAFPLLQFTNVSAFHCNYCPDMFADINTLQEHIRMSHCLPGGMVAGSTTLEGNHAFFCNQCSMGFLTESSLTEHIQQTHCSGGGVPKMESPVLQPSQSFMEVYSCPYCTNSPIFGSLLKLTKHIKENHKNIPLANNKRQAKVADLSPASSDVEISSPKRHRLAGDSTLAGSNGDYPCNQCDLHFSSFESFQAHLKSHLEMLLRRQSCPQCNKEDFDSQESLLQHLTVHYTTTSTQYVCESCDKQFSSVDDLQKHLLDMHTFVLYHCTLCQEVFDSKVSIQVHLAVKHSNEKKMFRCTACAWDFRKESDLQLHVKHSHLGHPTGPAVAGKARKCIFCGETFGTEVELQCHITTHSKKFNCRFCGKAFHAIVLLERHLREKHCVFDGGNGTGNGGSQNGTPNGVTQSSKRGGGGERSTVTTEQADLQSMLLKNASQDVANSHEASGGEEELDNSEPMYACDICGAAYTMESLLQNHRLRDHNIQPGDDDAGTRKKKADFIKGNHKCNVCSRTFFSENGLREHAQTHRGPAKHYMCPICGERFPSLLTLTEHKVTHSKSLDTGTCRICKMPLQSEEDFIEHCQMHPDLRNSLTGFRCVVCMQTVTSTLELKIHGTFHMQKLSSGGGSGGGGGSASSSPNGQLQQHKHYKCALCLKEFKNKQELVKLDVNGLPYGLCAGCMSRATNGQSPSGGTTPQEAGGEKVAPVLRCPECAVKFETLEDLESHVQVDHPEMSPETSGAKKVTDASPVPKKKTYQCIKCQMTFETEREIQIHVANHMIEEGINHECKLCNQMFDSPAKLLCHLIEHSFEGMGGTFKCPVCFTAFVQANKLQQHIFAVHGQEDKIYDCSQCPQKFFFQTELQNHTLSQHAQ
- the LOC110520060 gene encoding zinc finger protein 423 isoform X1 — encoded protein: MSRRKQAKPRSVKAVEEGESSEFAGNWDSSSAQTDVPAVADREAERKERRAALEDGDHSVTSHDDRIGDDDLDDESIFTCDNCQQDFECLAELTDHRTNHCPADGDDDPGLSWVASSPSSKDVASPSQMLGDGCCDLGMGTGEEEGGAGLPYPCQFCDKSFSRLSYLKRHEQIHSDKLPFKCTFCSRLFKHKRSRDRHVKLHTGDKKYSCQECEAAFSRSDHLKIHLKTHSSSKPFKCSVCKRGFSSTSSLQSHMQAHRKNKEHLALRAEKEGGKRGSNAGSGGEMDQDPYMCDYCEETFSQTDELEKHVVTRHPQLSDRVDLQCIHCPEIFSDEGPLLSHIERSHANRKHKCPVCLEQFPSVEDVYCHLDSHRQPDSSNHSASPDPVLGSVASMSSATPDSSASLERGSTPDSTLKPTQSRRKLAPNSDHDDGGHWMAKVTYSCPYCSKRDFNSLAVLEIHLKTIHADKPQQNHTCQLCLDTLPTLYNLNEHVRKAHRSSGGASAAFPLLQFTNVSAFHCNYCPDMFADINTLQEHIRMSHCLPGGMVAGSTTLEGNHAFFCNQCSMGFLTESSLTEHIQQTHCSGGGVPKMESPVLQPSQSFMEVYSCPYCTNSPIFGSLLKLTKHIKENHKNIPLANNKRQAKVADLSPASSDVEISSPKRHRLAGDSTLAGSNGDYPCNQCDLHFSSFESFQAHLKSHLEMLLRRQSCPQCNKEDFDSQESLLQHLTVHYTTTSTQYVCESCDKQFSSVDDLQKHLLDMHTFVLYHCTLCQEVFDSKVSIQVHLAVKHSNEKKMFRCTACAWDFRKESDLQLHVKHSHLGHPTGPAVAGKARKCIFCGETFGTEVELQCHITTHSKKFNCRFCGKAFHAIVLLERHLREKHCVFDGGNGTGNGGSQNGTPNGVTQSSKRGGGGERSTVTTEQADLQSMLLKNASQDVANSHEASGGEEELDNSEPMYACDICGAAYTMESLLQNHRLRDHNIQPGDDDAGTRKKKADFIKGNHKCNVCSRTFFSENGLREHAQTHRGPAKHYMCPICGERFPSLLTLTEHKVTHSKSLDTGTCRICKMPLQSEEDFIEHCQMHPDLRNSLTGFRCVVCMQTVTSTLELKIHGTFHMQKLSSGGGSGGGGGSASSSPNGQLQQHKHYKCALCLKEFKNKQELVKLDVNGLPYGLCAGCMSRATNGQSPSGGTTPQEAGGEKVAPVLRCPECAVKFETLEDLESHVQVDHPEMSPETSGAKKVTDASPVPKKKTYQCIKCQMTFETEREIQIHVANHMIGEPAQLQEEGINHECKLCNQMFDSPAKLLCHLIEHSFEGMGGTFKCPVCFTAFVQANKLQQHIFAVHGQEDKIYDCSQCPQKFFFQTELQNHTLSQHAQ